A single Aspergillus puulaauensis MK2 DNA, chromosome 7, nearly complete sequence DNA region contains:
- a CDS encoding uncharacterized protein (CAZy:GH1;~COG:G;~EggNog:ENOG410PFTX;~InterPro:IPR017853,IPR001360;~PFAM:PF00232;~go_function: GO:0004553 - hydrolase activity, hydrolyzing O-glycosyl compounds [Evidence IEA];~go_process: GO:0005975 - carbohydrate metabolic process [Evidence IEA]) yields MAFQPSYSSFHYTQVSYTRYATPLSSPLSFPTPFASPFSQLSSLLPDATYTTYSLDSDKEDTGQYGNDAYVSLWANLSYSSSPPFTTTRTPTPVPSSELVFPPPLYYHVDSDNQSSNLKLPPDFVWGASSAAWQIEGALQLDGRGPAATDSTGAIQSNDNQSDANTATMAYFLYKEDIARLAAIGVPYFSFSISWTRIVPFGIADSPINIQGLEHYDDVINTCLEYGITPIVTLNHFDFPMRQLDNLTTLPENFLYYAKHVMTRYADRVPYWFTFNEPNVGVEYSFNGYNDLTSIMEAHSDVYHWYKDKLNGTGKISMKMENNLAIPLDAENKTHVAAARRYQDFILGIMNNPLFLARQVPEAVLSTTGVDFVPLTESHISKFNGTMDFWAFDPYVAQFAYPAPEEIEACAEDPSSAAWPYCVSTTPVQDDGWLAGHAGSAYSALAPQYVRQQLKYVWDTFRPAGGVMVCEFGFNPFGEAERAGDAQRFDLERTLYYQGFLGEMLKAVREDGVRVIGALAWSYVDVSFRRRFKRSFFDYVDFFQRHLGD; encoded by the coding sequence ATGGCGTTTCAACCCTCATACAGTTCGTTCCACTACACCCAGGTCTCATATACGCGATATGCCACTCCATTAAGCAGCCCACTATCCTTTCCCACCCCGTTCGCATCGCCGTTTAGCCAGCTGTCGTCGCTTCTCCCTGATGCGACTTATACGACCTACTCACTAGACTCGGATAAGGAAGACACAGGGCAGTATGGAAACGACGCATACGTTTCGTTATGGGCAAACCTCTCCTACTCCTCGTCGCCCCCGTTCACCACAACCCGCACTCCAACCCCAGTCCCTTCGAGCGAATTAGTCTTCCCACCACCTCTGTACTACCAcgtcgacagcgacaacCAAAGCTCAAACCTGAAACTCCCACCTGACTTCGTCTGGGGCGCCTCATCCGCCGCATGGCAGATCGAAGGCGCACTGCAGCTCGACGGCCGCGGGCCCGCAGCCACAGACTCGACCGGAGCCATCCAGAGCAACGACAACCAGTCCGACGCGAACACCGCAACGATGGCCTACTTCCTATACAAAGAGGACATTGCACGCCTCGCCGCGATCGGCGTCCCGTatttctccttctcgatatcctggACGCGCATCGTCCCGTTTGGCATTGCCGACTCTCCTATCAATATCCAGGGTCTAGAGCACTACGACGACGTCATTAACACCTGTTTGGAATACGGAATCACGCCTATCGTCACACTGAACCATTTCGATTTCCCGATGCGTCAGTTGGACAATCTCACCACGCTCCCTGAGAACTTCCTCTACTATGCGAAGCACGTCATGACCCGCTACGCAGACCGCGTCCCCTACTGGTTCACATTCAACGAGCCCAACGTGGGCGTGGAGTACAGCTTCAACGGGTACAACGACCTCACATCCATCATGGAAGCCCATTCCGACGTCTACCACTGGTACAAGGACAAACTGAACGGCACCGGCAAAATATCCATGAAAATGGAAAATAACCTCGCAATCCCGCTCGACGCCGAGAACAAGACACACGTCGCAGCAGCCCGGCGATACCAGGACTTTATCCTCGGAATCATGAATAACCCTCTTTTCCTCGCCCGCCAGGTCCCTGAAGCAGTCCTGTCCACGACAGGCGTGGATTTCGTCCCGCTGACAGAATCCCATATCTCGAAATTCAACGGCACGATGGATTTCTGGGCATTCGACCCGTATGTCGCGCAGTTTGCGTACCCAGCTCCAGAGGAGATTGAAGCTTGCGCGGAGGACCCATCTAGCGCCGCCTGGCCGTACTGCGTATCCACGACCCCGGTGCAAGACGACGGGTGGCTTGCAGGGCATGCAGGGAGTGCGTATTCCGCCCTAGCGCCACAGTATGTCCGGCAGCAGCTCAAGTATGTCTGGGATACGTTCCGGCCGGCTGGTGGGGTGATGGTGTGTGAATTTGGGTTTAACCCGTTTGGCGAGGCGGAGAGGGCGGGCGATGCGCAGCGGTTTGACCTGGAGCGGACCTTATACTACCAGGGGTTCCTGGGTGAGATGCTCAAGGCTGTGCGTGAGGACGGGGTGCGGGTTATTGGGGCGTTGGCGTGGAGTTATGTGGATGTATCTTTTAGGAGGAGGTTTAAGAGGAGTTTTTTTGACTATGTGGATTTTTTTCAGAGACATCTGGGAGATTAG
- a CDS encoding GFA family protein (COG:S;~EggNog:ENOG410PT10;~InterPro:IPR011057,IPR006913;~PFAM:PF04828;~go_function: GO:0016846 - carbon-sulfur lyase activity [Evidence IEA]), translating to MSAQESHTDTHTGNCLCGGVNFTVQGPPNTVYCCYCKDCSLGAGGPCQITASYFSSEFTLHDPDGLVARYEITTGTASGKPKDKYFCRRCGCTLFTIPFTAGAKEIVVRPALMTQRLTYILGIVLTGDGRLHIFKPSIECFTERRPGYFSACEGAIQYQS from the exons ATGTCTGCTCAAGAAAGCCATACCGACACCCACACCGGAAACTGTCTATGCGGGGGCGTCAACTTCACAGTTCAAGGCCCGCCAAACACCGTGTACTGCTGCTACTGCAAAGACTGCAGCTTAGGCGCCGGTGGACCCTGTCAGATA ACAGCGAGTTACTTTTCATCCGAGTTCACACTCCACGATCCGGATGGCCTAGTCGCCAGATACGAAATCACTACTGGGACTGCTAGTGGAAAGCCAAAGGATAAGTACTTTTGCAGGCGCTGTGGGTGTACTCTATTCACAATTCCGTTTACTGCGGGTGCGAAGGAGATTGTGGTACGGCCGGCTTTGATGACGCAGAGGTTAACATACATCCTGGGCATCGTATTAACTGGGGATGGCAGGTTACACATATTCAAACCGTCTATTGAATGTTTTACGGAGCGACGACCGGGGTATTTCTCTGCTTGTGAGGGTGCTATTCAGTATCAGTCTTGA